The proteins below come from a single Mangifera indica cultivar Alphonso chromosome 16, CATAS_Mindica_2.1, whole genome shotgun sequence genomic window:
- the LOC123199510 gene encoding cysteine-rich receptor-like protein kinase 10, whose translation MEVKSTPKSLPFGAISLLIRGLIYLPLALYDQNGKSSIMACSLWLELFILSAIVVLIISPKITAQQPTYRYHMCTNTSTFTPNSAFSKNLNATLSSLLSNATISNGFYNTSSGALQGPDAANGLFLCRGDISPSLCQTCVQASCEDIITRCPNQKEAIIWYYDCMLRYSNRSIFADMEERPTVSLGNIYNTSNPSQFTRTWAYLIGRLVNKAVGSSKFFATEYVNFSNFTRVFGLVQCTPDIVSVDCGTCLDNCFSEIPSFCNENLGCSVYMPSCNIRFESYLFYNDSSQLLPSPPTNATPRPSPSPPLPPAMLTNSGGGNEFLAVESLQLDLHSIIAATCNFSEGNKIGEGGFGSVYKGTLHDGQMVAIKRLSESSRQGLKEFRNEVAVVAKLQHRNLVRLLEFCAEEEEKILVYEFVPNKSLDYFLFDQEKQGQLDWLMRCKIIRGIARGLLYLHEDSRLRIIHRDLKASNVLLYEDMNPKIADFGMARICGVNQSRGNTTRIVGTYGYMSPEYALLGEFSIKSDVYSYGVLILEIISGKKNSSFYQSDCAEGILSYAWRLWTDGRPLELTDQALGKSFHQNEVTRYIHVGLLCVQEDPADRPMIGTVLHMLTSFSVTLPIPKRPAFCVRSRTVRSSKAMPSSVNEASITELYPR comes from the exons ATGGAAGTCAAGTCAACTCCTAAGAGTCTCCCATTTGGGGCCATTAGCTTGTTGATTAGGGGCTTAATTTACTTGCCATTGGCATTGTATGATCAGAACGGGAAATCAAGCATCATGGCTTGTTCCCTTTGGCTAGAACTATTCATCCTTTCAGCCATTGTTGTACTCATTATCTCTCCCAAGATCACAGCCCAACAACCCACATACCGCTACCACATGTGCACAAACACCTCAACTTTCACTCCCAATTCTGCCTTCTCGAAAAACCTCAATGccactctctcttctctcctctcaaATGCCACCATCTCCAATGGATTTTACAACACCAGCAGTGGTGCCCTGCAGGGCCCTGATGCAGCCAATGGCCTCTTTCTTTGCAGAGGAGACATCTCTCCAAGTTTATGCCAAACTTGTGTCCAGGCCTCTTGTGAAGATATCATAACCCGTTGTCCAAACCAGAAGGAGGCCATTATATGGTATTATGACTGCATGTTGAGATACTCAAACAGATCCATTTTTGCAGATATGGAAGAGCGGCCTACTGTTAGTCTGGGGAACATATATAATACTTCAAATCCAAGTCAGTTTACTAGGACTTGGGCTTATTTAATAGGCAGATTGGTGAATAAGGCTGTGGGTTCTAGCAAATTTTTTGCAACTGAATATGtgaatttctcaaattttactAGGGTATTTGGACTGGTGCAATGCACTCCTGACATCGTTTCAGTAGACTGCGGGACGTGTTTGGATAATTGTTTTTCTGAGATTCCTAGTTTTTGTAATGAGAACTTAGGATGTAGCGTTTATATGCCCAGCTGCAATATCAGGTTTGAAAGTTACCTCTTTTACAATGATTCCTCTCAACTGCTGCCGTCTCCTCCAACAAATGCCACTCCTCGACCATCACCCTCACCTCCACTGCCACCAGCAATGTTGACAAATTCCGGAG GTGGAAATGAATTTTTGGCTGTGGAATCTTTACAGTTAGACTTGCATTCCATTATAGCTGCCACGTGCAATTTCTCTGAAGGAAACAAGATTGGGGAGGGTGGATTTGGCAGTGTGTATAAG GGTACACTTCATGATGGACAGATGGTAGCCATTAAGAGGCTATCAGAAAGCTCACGTCAAGGTTTAAAAGAATTTAGGAATGAGGTTGCCGTGGTTGCCAAGCTTCAGCACAGAAATTTAGTGAGGTTACTGGAATTTTGCGCCgaagaagaggagaaaataCTTGTCTATGAATTTGTGCCCAACAAAAGCCTTGATTACTTCCTTTTTG ATCAGGAAAAACAAGGGCAGTTGGATTGGTTAATGCGTTGCAAGATTATAAGAGGGATTGCTCGAGGACTCCTGTATCTTCATGAGGATTCTAGGCTTAGGATTATACATCGGGACCTCAAAGCTAGCAATGTTTTGTTGTATGAGGATATGAACCCGAAGATAGCAGATTTTGGCATGGCTAGGATTTGTGGGGTGAATCAAAGTCGAGGAAACACAACCAGAATTGTTGGCACATA TGGTTATATGTCTCCTGAGTATGCATTGCTTGGAGAATTTTCAATCAAGTCAGACGTGTATAGCTACGGAGTTTTAATACTAGAGATCATAAGTGGCAAAAAGAATAGTTCTTTCTATCAATCGGATTGTGCAGAGGGCATCTTGAGCTAT GCCTGGAGACTTTGGACGGATGGGAGACCACTGGAGCTAACAGATCAAGCTCTAGGCAAATCTTTTCATCAAAATGAAGTCACCCGATACATCCATGTTGGATTATTATGCGTTCAGGAAGATCCAGCAGACAGGCCTATGATAGGAACTGTGTTGCACATGCTTACCAGTTTCTCTGTAACGCTGCCAATACCGAAACGCCCAGCGTTCTGTGTTCGGAGCAGGACTGTGCGTTCAAGCAAAGCCATGCCTTCTTCTGTAAATGAAGCTTCCATAACTGAACTCTACCCTCGTTAG